A genome region from Oncorhynchus masou masou isolate Uvic2021 chromosome 14, UVic_Omas_1.1, whole genome shotgun sequence includes the following:
- the LOC135554855 gene encoding uncharacterized protein LOC135554855: MAIQTITWMSAFLCLVQVLLMTMPCQLQGQLVRTTHNLLRNMGGHFPLECLQENVFMAFPTTSFATSGAPQLSSSGAKAIYETLKNIDTLFGTDELPTMWDQQKLEYFQNIIYRQIEESECMSSVDTSDYPIRAEGLKTYFGNIAAVLKERNFSYCAWEVVRKELLMAHQTITWMSAFLCLAQVFSMPMPCQLQRHLVGTTYNLLRDMGGHFPLECLQENVFMAFPATAFASSREPQLSSSGAKAVYETLKNIDTLFGTDELPTMWDQQKLEYFQNIIYRQIEESECMMGSVDTRDYLIRAKVLNTYFRNIAAVIKEKNFSYCAWEVVRKELLYTLEFILKHTSDSLLWSNRT, translated from the exons ATGGCAATTCAGACTATCACTTGGATGAGCGCCTTCCTCTGCCTCGTTCAAGTTCTCTTGATGACCATGCCTTGCCAGCTTCAAGGACAGCTGGTGCGAACAACCCACAACCTACTGAGAAACATG GGGGGCCATTTTCCTCTGGAGTGCCTGCAGGAGAATGTCTTCATGGCATTCCCAACCACCTCATTTGCAACCTCCGGGGCGCCACAG TTGAGCAGCAGTGGTGCTAAGGCTATTTATGAGACATTAAAGAACATCGACACATTGTTTGGAACTGACGAACTGCCGACAATGTGGGACCAACAGAAGTTGGAGTATTTTCAGAACATTATCTACCGTCAGATTGAAGAGAGCGAGTGT ATGAGCAGTGTGGATACAAGTGATTATCCCATCAGGGCAGAGGGCCTGAAGACATACTTTGGGAACATTGCAGCAGTTTTAAAAGAAAGG AATTTCAGTTACTGCGCCTGGGAAGTGGTTCGAAAAGAACTCCT AATGGCACATCAGACTATCACTTGGATGAGCGCCTTCCTCTGCCTCGCGCAAGTTTTCTCGATGCCCATGCCTTGCCAGCTACAACGACATCTTGTGGGAACAACCTACAACCTACTGAGAGACATG GGAGGTCATTTTCCACTGGAGTGCCTGCAGGAGAATGTCTTCATGGCATTCCCAGCCACTGCTTTCGCATCCTCCCGCGAGCCACAG TTGAGCAGCAGTGGTGCTAAAGCTGTTTATGAAACATTGAAGAACATCGACACATTGTTTGGAACTGACGAACTGCCGACAATGTGGGACCAACAGAAGTTGGAGTATTTTCAGAACATTATCTACCGTCAGATTGAAGAGAGCGAGTGT ATGATGGGGAGTGTGGATACACGTGATTATCTAATCAGGGCAAAGGTGCTGAATACCTACTTTAGGAACATCGCGGCTGTCATAAAAGAAAAG AATTTCAGTTACTGCGCCTGGGAAGTGGTTCGAAAAGAACTCCTGTACACCCTAGAATTCATTCTGAAACACACCTCTGACAGCCTTCTGTGGTCCAACAGAACATGA
- the LOC135553653 gene encoding interferon beta-like: protein MAIQTITWMSAFLCLAQVFSMPMPCQLQGQLVRTTHNLLRDMGGHFPLECLQENVFMAFPATAFATSGAPQLSSSGAKAVYETLKNIDTLFGTDELPTMWDQQKLEYFQNIIYRQIEESECMSSVDTSDYPIRAEGLKTYFGNIAAVLKEKNFSYCAWEVVRKELLYTLEFILKHTSDSLLWSNRT, encoded by the exons ATGGCAATTCAGACTATCACTTGGATGAGCGCCTTCCTCTGCCTCGCGCAAGTTTTCTCGATGCCCATGCCTTGCCAGCTACAAGGACAGCTGGTGCGAACAACCCACAACCTACTGAGAGACATg gGGGGTCATTTTCCTCTGGAGTGCCTGCAGGAGAATGTCTTCATGGCATTCCCAGCTACGGCATTTGCAACCTCCGGGGCGCCACAG TTGAGCAGCAGTGGTGCTAAGGCTGTTTATGAGACATTAAAGAATATCGACACATTGTTTGGAACTGACGAACTGCCGACAATGTGGGACCAACAGAAGTTGGAGTATTTTCAGAACATTATCTACCGTCAGATTGAAGAGAGCGAGTGT ATGAGCAGTGTGGATACAAGTGATTATCCCATCAGGGCAGAGGGCCTGAAGACATACTTTGGGAACATTGCAGCAGTTTTAAAAGAAAAG AATTTCAGTTACTGCGCCTGGGAAGTGGTTCGAAAAGAACTCCTGTACACCCTAGAATTCATTCTGAAACACACCTCTGACAGCCTTCTGTGGTCCAACAGAACATGA